CCAGAATGCAGAGTGTCCCAGAGTAATTTCCTGAAGAAGCTCAAGAAGAAAGCAATTTGCCTTCAAACTAAAATACGTTATGTAAAACGAACGTGTAGGCTAGCCAAAATCcggtaaaacaaaaataaattattaataataataataataataataataataataataataataatataataataataatcttaaaacTAGTTTGTGATGCTGTCAATTGACTAGTTGTCCCATGTTATTGTCTATATATATGCATCACAAACTAGTTTTAAGATTATTAATATCATTGGACTGGTTATTGTGTAAATAACCAATATGTATAGTCTTCTTTTATTGCTATCTTATTTAGAAAATGCTTACAGGAAGTAAGTTTAACTTGACCATAGTGATGCTCGCGCTCTCGCTGCTCTGAAGGATGCAGCCGGgtggatggaggaggaggaggaggaggtgaaagaCTGAATGAACGGGTCGGGAAAGGGGAAGGATGCGGATTACGGTAGCTCGCCGGCCAGCCTGCCTACCGACGATGGTTTTGGTCGTTTGAAATCTGGATGTGCGGCGAAAACGACACAGTTCCGCGGTTTGTAGCTGCACGGAGGCTGTAGTTTACCCATCGTGACACCCAGGGCTGCCTGGCTTGATTGTGGGGGTGATTTGATCTCCAGCGTAGGCTATTTTGTATTGACATGTTACGTTGAGATCTAAAATTGGTTAATTTTCTAATCACTCAACGTCAAGAAAACTagagaaaaaaaggaagtgACCCTGATATTTGTGGTGCCACTGCCATCATGGTTTTAGCCGTCATTTTAGCATCATCGCCACCTGATCTCTTCTTCTGTGCCGCTGCAGACTGGATGTCAAACTGAGCGGAGCGTCGTAAAGTCAAATCCAAACATACCAAAAATACAACTTTACCGAGTTTCAGCATGGAGGCGTCGTCGCTACAGCCTCGTTGTTTGACAGGTCTGTTTATATGGACGACGTTGTGTCTGCTCAGCAGCGGTCATTCCGCGCCGAACGCCTCGGGCCTGCCTCTAGCCATCCGCGTGCCACTGCGGCAAGGCGCTCGCGCTGAACAGCCACCGACGCTGCCACCTGCCGCCGTGAACCGCGAGCGCGGCAACGCGGGGAAGAACTCTGCGCGCAGGCGGAGAGGAGCGGCAGCGGGCGGTATCAGCTTCGTGGACATGATTGATAACCTGCGTGGGAAGTCTGGTCAAGGATACTACGTCGAGATGGCCGTGGGATCTCCTCCGCAGAAGGTAAAGGTTTATTTGCATGGCATGATTAATATGTTGTCAAAACACTCTTAAATGCAGAGCCTGCATGCACTTTTTGGCCTACAAAGATCCATCATAACATAATCAAATTAATTGAAACCAAGTAGAAATGAGcatataaatatttctttaaggATGACATTCAGAGTGACGATCAGTCCTTTTCATAGTCTTGCTCTCCTTGCAAAATGCAATTTTCATCTTTGGTCTCATTAAATACCAGCTACAGTTTACTCTGTGGTACCACTTAAAAATACTCAATTAAATCCAGTACTCTTTATTGATAACACTGTCATGAAAGTGAAGAGCCAGGCACATTAACATTAAAGacaattttacatttattaccACAGCCTTGCATCagtttgtatgcatgttttaAACAAGTAGACAAGTTAaaacactataataataataataataataataataaaaggtcattttaacttatcattaagcatcatacacacacacacacacacacacacacacacacacacacacacacacacatgcacacacacacacacacacacatgcacacactctgagGCCTAAGCAAACTACAGAAGAATCCAAACTTGATTACCCATTTACAGTGTTTGTCCTTTTATGTAAATATCCTCATACTTCACTGTAATAGGGTGTAATGTAAGAGTTCTACAATTACTGTAAATAAGGAATGCAAAATTCAAGTAAGTTGGCGGAATAGGTCATCAAATATACTATCCGATTTTACGATACTGAAGATGGCACTGCAATgacagatggtgtgtgtgtgtgtgtgtaaaagtgagAGAAAGGACTGAATGATACAGACAGATAATGGGACCATTAATTCTGCAGAGTGAGGAGTGCCAACCGGGTGCAGCTGCGGTGTACAGGCTGGCACCCAGAGGGCGACggatagagggagggagagaaagtgatgaGGTGgtagaagaggagaagaaggtgaAAGAACGAGTGAAcattttttatgaataaaacgGCAACAGAGCGAGATGGAGAGTGACaaggagtgaatgagagagagagagagagagagatgatgaggtAAAGATGGATGGTACTAAGTGGAGGCGTCACTTCCAATGAGAGATACTAATGTTTCCTATACCAAAAAGATCTGCCTTGCCTGGTTGTGGGCATTATGCTTGGCACCACGGTCACTACCAGCCGTTTGAGGCCAAtcagcacagacagacaaaatgtTTTGGTGTGTAGATTGAGTGTCCTCCAACCAGTAGTCAGGGTTCAGAAACATAGTCTATTGCACACAATATAGAAGAAGTATACAGCCAAGTTGTCTTAGATGCATACACTAACATTGGACATGCATTGGGATGTATGGTGAAGTGTTACATCCAGCTGTGCAAGCAGAGCAGATTTTCATAAAGCATCGCCATCTGTATTAAAGTTGAGCCTGTAGGAAAAATAAAACTCCACACGTCATGcattcattacatttgtatCCATCAAATTGTACATTTTAGAGATGAAAAAGTATTGCTGCAATTAcgtttttaaatcaaatgtccCACAAGACTTATTTCATGCAAGAATCCAACGTTGCTCACCCAGTACTCATACCCCAAAAATGTTTATGTCACTTTAATACTTGTACATTAATGTCCGTAATGCAGGACTTTCTTCAGCCCCACTTTGCTGACTACTGGAGCTTTAAACATATTGAATGCTTGCTCTAATATTTCAAAAGATAAAAGTCCTGTTTGAACCTGTGTGATGCGCAGGGTATTTTTTTCACAGCTGTACATCTTTTTTGTAATGGATGTGTATGACAGTCTTGGTGAGCCGGAGGATGTCACACAGCAAATAAATTACTGCATTGTCTATGGGAGCTTGATAACCACCAGCTCCATGACCTCTGACCTAAACATAATCACAAAGTGAATTTCATTTTCAGAGTCCGGTGGCTATCACAATATTTTAATTCTTTACCATTTTAGAGCTTCCATATGTGTCACGTGTTCAATGATCTGATTTGATTGACAATGCTGACAACATCAGCAAACATCCCCACATCTGTTTTCTCATATTTGTAATATCCTCATTGGTGCATGGAAGTATGTCACATCATTTTTTTCCAGCTGAGCCCTGCTCACTTCAAACCCATGAGAGAAGCAAGAAAACTTTTCATATAGAACCCCATTGCTCATAGTATTAACCTGATTAAGAACATATGTTTTATGggcctttaaaatgtcaaaagacaGGGTTTCATTGCAGGCATTGAGacaatataagatatataacaTACCATATTAAAGGGTATATAGATTTCTAATATATACTGTTACTGAATTAATGTACCATACCAAACCAAAGTATGACCTTTAGTACAGCAAAAACTGCAATGACCATctcatttattaaaatgaccagtcagtgttgccatgtCTATAACAACACGCAGATAGGCCATTTGCAGGCCATTAATACATCTTAAGACATCTTGATTCAAattatctgtatgtatttaagGCTTTAAAAAGCCCCAGCATCcagataaataaagctttatctAAATTGATGTATCAGTCGCTGGGTAAATGGTCTTAAACTCAAATGATCATGATAGCAGAAGTGATGAAAGGCCTTGTATTAAACTTGAAGATGCTGCTTAGTAGATGCAAAGTTGTGGAAATGACCTCAAATCATTTACAGTAACTTTCAGACACGGTGTGTTCTGGTAACCACTGGATGATTTCTCCTCCATAGTGGAAGGGGAAGGGTAACTATAATGGCTGGAACAGACAGGCACTCTGCCAGGGAGGACAGCAATAggaagaggacagaggagagagatagagcaggGGAAGACATGAAGTCTCAGTGTGTCAGGATGCggcctgtgtctgtgtgggtgaaAGACACAGAATTATCCCAAACAGTCAGCACATTTCTGGccaagagaggaagacagagtgTGTTCAGCATTGTCACACTAGGGGTGTTTGTAGAGACAGCATAtgctggcatgtgtgtgtgtgtgttatcattGAGctggatgtatgtgtgtgttagacagAGTCAGTATTTATTCTGGGCTTTCAGGCCCAGCCCTTGAGACAGTAGCACTTCTCTGGATATATAAAGAGCCAATCCATTATTGAACAGCTTGCTGGATGTGGCTGCCTGGCTGTTCATCTGTTTGGGTGTTTCTGTACAACTGTTCATCTATTTTCTCTTTGATTTGTCAATCAGTAAAATAGTACAGTATGTGCTTATGCTTCACTGGAACTAAGGAATCTTTAAACAGAAATCATATTAGCACATGTTAACTAGAACCATATGATTGAAATGCATTGATTGAATGCAATTACAACTAAACAATTAGACTACATACATAGTGTGTATTAAAGCAGCATTACAAGAAAAAAGGACATataataaaggaaaaaaaagtataaatggTACCTGTGATATATAGAACATATCACTTTATATATGTCAAttgtaatatttaatatgatgtactgtatatgtctgTCTTGATCGCCACCTGCCATTGTGctccattcacacattcactgtTTTGACTGATTGTGCATAATACGATACTCACATGGAGATGCaggcagaagaggaggagatgggagagagggggagtagAGTGAGCAACCTGAGAGGAGTGGAGGGTtagagtggagacagagaggggaaggagaaggaCATCTAGGGCAACAGGAAACAGCACAGGATGCTACAAGGAAAGAGAAATGGATACAGAGAATGATGGAAATCTGTGAGAGGTGAGGCTGACTACTTGCTGGAATCGAGAAAATCCTCATCAATAGCAGACATCAAAAACCCCACACAGAATGGCCATGTCTGTCTCCAAGGTAGCAAAGACACAGATTAAACTTTCCCTTCAGAGACGAAACTTAATCAATTTCACAATGTAACCCAAGCGTCAGCTTTACAAACCTATTGATTTTTGCAAAAGCTCAcagcatatatttaataaatctgtgtctctcttccattgtctctccgtctctttagTTGAACATCCTGGTGGATACAGGAAGCAGTAACTTTGCTGTCGGGGCAGCTGCTCATCCCTTCCTGCGCAGATACTACCATCGTTCACTGTGAGTAGAGACACGAGTGGGAACATATACAGCCACATGTGCCATGTTTCAGCTTTTCTATTTCTTGAATTTTGGGATAAATTAACTGTTCAAACTCACTCAGAATGGCAAATACATTTCTCACTGTCTACAATTCAATTATGTGACAATGCTTTTACACATAACATTCTTTTGAAATATATAATTAGGGTTGGGATATGAaacaatatatgatatatatatatattgcgaTCGATATAGTGTTTTCTGGttattcaataaatatatagtCTATATGAAATAAGCTCATGGTAAAgcctattttatatttatactcctgtgtgaattaaatactgtaGAAATgaaaagtacacattttatgaaGAACTTAAGTGCAAAAAGAACAGTTTCAAGTGATATTAAAGAGAAAACACTAATACTATACACCaactatgtttacatgcacacaaatacagaataatcagaataattttTAATCGCTTTTTTTCAAACTCTGTTGTCTTACCGTTTGTTTACAGCTCCAGCTCATACCGTGACCAAGGCAGGAGTGTGTATGTTCCCTACACACAGGGACGCTGGGAGGGGGAGCTGGGAACTGACCTGGTCTCTGTCCCACATGGCCCCAACGCCACGCTGCGCGCAAACATCGCTGCCATCACTCAGTCGGATCGCTTCTTCATCAACGGATCCAACTGGGAGGGAATCCTGGGACTGGCCTACGCCGATATAGCCAGGGTAAGAGCGGCGTAACGCTTTGTCCCTCAGAATCTAAAACAAATGAACGATATATTTCAAGCTGCACAGGACTCATTGTTTTACACTTTGGCACCACAGTTGGCAAATCATTAGATGTCAGTGCCCAGAAATAATACTCTGTTGTTCTCATTAATGAatgattaatgaatgaatgatgaatgaatgaatttctctctctctctctctttgtctttgtctctctctctctctctctttgtctttgtctctctctctctctttgtctttgtctctctctctctctccctctttgtctttgtctctctctctttgtctttgtctctctctctctctttgtctttgtctctctctctctctccctctttgtctttgtctctctctctttgtctttgtctctctctctctctccctctttgtctttgtctctctctctttgtctttgtctttgtctctctctctctctctctctctctctctctctctctctctctctctctctccctctttgtctttgtctctctctctttgtctttgtctttgtctctctctctctctctctctctctctctctctctctctctctccctttttgtctttgtctctctttgtctttgtctttgtctctctctctctccctctttgtctgtgtctctctctctctctctctctctctctctctctctctctctctctttgtctttgtctctctctctctctctctctctctctctctctccctctttgtctttatctctctctctttgtctctctctctctctctttgtctctctctctctctctctctctctctctctctctctctctctctctctctcttctttgtctctctctctctctctctctccctctttgtctttgtctctctctctctctctctctctctctctttgtctctctctctctctctctctctctctctttgtctctctctctctctctccctctttgtctttgtctctctctctctctctctttgtctctctctctgtctctctctctctctgtctctctttgtctctctctctctctctctctctctctctctctctctctctctttgtctctctctctctctctctctttgtctttgtctctctctttgtctttgtctctctctctcgtgctctcgctctctcgctctctctctctctctctctctctctctctctctctctctctctctctctccagcctgACGAGACATTGGAGCCTTTCTTTGACTCTCTAGTTCGCCAGACTCCTGTCCCCaacctcttctctctccagtTGTGTGGAGCCGGTTTCACCCAAAACTACTCCCTGGGCAGTGCTACTGTTGGTGGCAGCatggtgagacacacacacacacacacacacacacacacacacacgcacacacacacacacattacatttttcctTATGCTCCTAGATCATCGGTGGAGTGGACCCATCACTCTACGTGGGAAAGCTTTGGTACACTCCCATCCGCAGGGAGTGGTACTATGAGGTCATTATCGTACGTATTGAGGTGAATGGACAGGACCTCAACATGGACTGTAAAGAGGTAAGGTgtgacagatggacagacacctgcaaaaaacaaagaaagaaggaTTTATTGGTCAATCGCTGACAGTTTATCTGTTTATCCGTCTTTTACAGTACAACTACGACAAGAGCATTGTGGACAGCGGGACCACTAACCTGCGACTGCCTAGAAAAGTCTTCCAGGCTGCAGTCAAGGCTATTGAGGCAGCTTCTTCGGTCAGTCCATGCTTTAGATAACCTTATACCCTTATTCTTATCTGCAATctcattttcttcctctgttGCATTTCCACAATTCATATATGaatcttttttccccccactcACCTATTGGATTAGCTCCAGTctcatgaacacatgaatgtcCTCCTGACCCTGTTTTTCAGACCGAGCAGTTTCCCTCTGGGTTCTGGCTGGGAGAGCAGCTGGTATGTTGGCAGGCCGGTAATACACCCTGGCACATCTTCCCAGTCATCTCCCTCTACCTGATGAGTGAAAACCACAACCAGTCCTTCAGAATCTCCATCCTTCCGCAGGTAATGCACAGTATCTCGTACTAGAACTGCACGTTGTTGAGTTCACTCTAACTAGCATCCGTCCAATATGAATTAATGTCACTTAAGCCTAACATTGTGCCCAAATCATCAGCAGCTTCTGTGTTTCAATTGACCTGGATTCATGATGGGAACGAGGTGTTTCACACTGCAGGAAAAAATGCTCCAAACCTGATTTGTTTTGCGTATATGTGATCAGTGTATGATCACATGTTATCACTTCCATAAGTGGTTCTAAATCAGATACAGGTCATGCAAATTTAACGTAATTTTAGTTCGGCATTCGTCACAATTCTGCGCCGGTGGGAGTCTGAAGAGCTGACAGAGCTAGTTAAAAGTAACTTTGGATGAAATCTGTTTCGGTGAGTCTTTGTGATTGTTCTTTTGCACGTGCAGGTCAGCTCAGGATCATGACTAGTTCACACTGGAATCTGATCTGAGCTTAGCAATATATCAGAATTGAGCACTAAGCTTGCAGTGTGAATGTAGCCTAAGAAGTTTTGATGTTGTCATTACTATGAGTCACGTACATCCTCTGTAATTCTGAAGTCTGATATCTGGAATAAATGCACTTTTCATTACCCTCTATAGTCCTACCGGAGACCTGTTCACAATAAGATTCTCTATCCTTCAGTCAAACTCTGTTATGTAATCTAACGATGAAAGCGTGGCAAGGTAAAAACTAATTACCACATTTCAGAGAGAATTAtctttgaatttattttctaaagCTTTTCAGAAAGCTCTGAAAAGTCATTAAACGTTTTTATTCAAAACCACTCGTACAGACCTTGATGGTTGTAGAATAAATAAGATGTGACAATGGGATTTAGAAGCGAGGTGCTGTAAATATGTGGGAGGCCCGTGACATGACAGCtgaatgtttttactttcattgCCTTCTGTTGTAACTTTTATAGCAGGTACAACAACACATATAGAATGTACATTGACCCTACATATACACAGGAACAAAGATTAGAAAGACTATTCACTGACACTGTAATCATTAAAAGTTTATGGAATCTGATCACCTGATATTCATATTTCttagaataaacacatttaataaagaaaaacatttgatgaCGATCCCTCATTTGAGTAGGGCATTGCacagatgcaaaacaaacatgtcagtgctctctggtggacacaATATGTAATGACAGCACTTTTTCGATAACAACTTTGACATTTATCCTCTGCAAATTCTTGT
This genomic interval from Cottoperca gobio chromosome 13, fCotGob3.1, whole genome shotgun sequence contains the following:
- the bace1 gene encoding beta-secretase 1 → MEASSLQPRCLTGLFIWTTLCLLSSGHSAPNASGLPLAIRVPLRQGARAEQPPTLPPAAVNRERGNAGKNSARRRRGAAAGGISFVDMIDNLRGKSGQGYYVEMAVGSPPQKLNILVDTGSSNFAVGAAAHPFLRRYYHRSLSSSYRDQGRSVYVPYTQGRWEGELGTDLVSVPHGPNATLRANIAAITQSDRFFINGSNWEGILGLAYADIARPDETLEPFFDSLVRQTPVPNLFSLQLCGAGFTQNYSLGSATVGGSMIIGGVDPSLYVGKLWYTPIRREWYYEVIIVRIEVNGQDLNMDCKEYNYDKSIVDSGTTNLRLPRKVFQAAVKAIEAASSTEQFPSGFWLGEQLVCWQAGNTPWHIFPVISLYLMSENHNQSFRISILPQQYLRPVEDVASAQEDCYKFAVSQSSTGTVMGAVIMEGFYVVFDREKKRIGFAVSTCHVHDEFRTASVEGLFHGVDLEDCGYNIPQTDESTLMTIAYIMAGICALFMLPLCLMVCQWRFARCLHPHGDFADDISLLK